The Paenibacillus sp. MBLB1832 genome has a window encoding:
- a CDS encoding aldo/keto reductase: protein MAPTMSYIQIEGIHLPVPQLILGSMMLNIENYDYSFGLLDAYYANGGNAIDLAKVYGPKPTRAVGEWMKVRGNRDRMILIGKGAHHDANGPRMKLEHMEEDLNLQLGWLDSDYFDIFMLHRDDPNTSVGYILESLEALLEAGLCRAIGVSNWSTARIQEANDYSAAHGLRGFVCNSPNLSLARAKEPRWLGCVSVDDAYANWHEQTQLPLLSWTSQAIGFFTGRYSPDLRDESDIVRVYYSEENWERYRRAATLADERGVNANHIALAYVLRQPFPTCALIGPNNLDELSSSMEALTVSLSPKEMLWLDLKTEHPN from the coding sequence ATGGCACCAACGATGAGTTACATTCAAATAGAAGGAATTCACTTGCCTGTCCCACAATTAATACTGGGCTCTATGATGCTTAATATTGAAAATTACGATTACTCCTTTGGGCTCCTTGATGCGTATTATGCGAATGGGGGCAATGCCATTGACTTGGCCAAGGTTTACGGACCGAAGCCCACCCGTGCTGTGGGTGAATGGATGAAAGTGCGTGGAAACAGAGATAGGATGATATTAATAGGCAAGGGCGCACATCATGACGCAAACGGCCCTCGTATGAAACTGGAGCACATGGAGGAAGACCTAAATCTTCAGCTAGGTTGGCTTGATTCGGATTATTTCGACATCTTTATGCTGCATCGGGACGATCCGAACACGTCCGTCGGTTACATCCTGGAATCATTGGAGGCGCTTCTGGAGGCTGGGCTCTGCAGGGCAATCGGGGTTTCCAATTGGTCTACAGCACGTATTCAGGAAGCGAATGACTATTCGGCTGCCCATGGGTTGAGAGGCTTCGTCTGCAATAGCCCTAATCTCAGTCTGGCAAGAGCCAAAGAACCCCGGTGGCTTGGCTGCGTTTCCGTCGATGATGCCTATGCCAATTGGCATGAACAAACCCAACTCCCGCTCCTTTCTTGGACTTCTCAAGCGATTGGATTCTTTACCGGGCGCTACTCCCCAGATCTCCGGGACGAATCTGATATCGTCCGCGTCTATTACAGTGAAGAGAATTGGGAACGTTATCGCCGAGCCGCCACGCTTGCTGACGAGCGCGGAGTGAATGCTAACCATATAGCTCTCGCTTACGTCCTTCGCCAGCCATTCCCAACGTGTGCATTGATTGGTCCCAACAATCTAGATGAGCTTTCCTCCAGTATGGAAGCGCTCACCGTCTCTCTTTCCCCTAAAGAAATGCTTTGGCTGGATCTGAAGACTGAGCACCCTAATTGA
- a CDS encoding family 43 glycosylhydrolase gives MCPRSQTTYCNPIAIPNYPKGYNQGRYGSDFRELADPTVIFHDNQWYLYPSCGMAYVSKDFVTWEHHRLSPEDIGYAPTVVKHKDKFLLTAMDRPLWMADHPLGPFHEVGTFIKPDGTQVKMKDPMLFSDDDGKLYAYWGIIDYFDPGFWGAELDQQEPWKLISEPVLLGGFDPDQEWQRFGEWNEDRNKRWLEGVFMFKKQGTYYLTYAAPGTQFGTYAMGAFRSQSPLEGFVAQENNPFLMKRYGLVRGTGHGCVVEGPNDTIWAFYTCCTGYEHGFERRIGFDAVGIDENGNLFVKEATEIPQWAPGYLQKPELGNGAGLLPLTFTRNHTGSSYREGRNPIYALDDSMLSWWQPLENDPDKFLEVNLESDFHIHASRIIWRDVGLHYESGRCPGPFGYRIEAWNTANEAWTLVLDCSNNAIDYLIDYRMFEPFVTKKVRLKIVSSPIGIEPGVISFTVFGRSE, from the coding sequence ATGTGCCCTAGATCCCAAACAACGTATTGCAATCCAATCGCCATACCGAACTACCCCAAGGGCTATAACCAAGGAAGATACGGCAGTGATTTTCGCGAGTTGGCTGACCCAACCGTTATTTTCCATGATAACCAGTGGTACTTGTACCCTTCTTGCGGTATGGCATACGTGTCCAAGGATTTTGTAACATGGGAGCACCATCGGCTCTCACCGGAAGACATCGGCTATGCCCCGACCGTGGTTAAACACAAGGACAAATTTCTGTTAACCGCGATGGATAGGCCTCTATGGATGGCAGACCATCCCTTAGGCCCTTTTCACGAGGTTGGAACCTTCATCAAGCCCGATGGCACTCAAGTGAAAATGAAAGACCCGATGCTTTTTTCGGACGATGATGGAAAGTTATATGCGTATTGGGGCATTATCGATTATTTTGACCCGGGCTTTTGGGGAGCGGAATTGGATCAACAGGAGCCCTGGAAGCTCATTTCCGAGCCTGTATTGCTGGGTGGCTTCGACCCTGACCAGGAGTGGCAGCGATTCGGGGAATGGAACGAGGACCGGAATAAACGATGGCTGGAGGGCGTGTTTATGTTTAAAAAACAAGGCACCTATTACCTCACCTATGCTGCCCCCGGAACCCAATTCGGAACTTATGCGATGGGTGCGTTCCGCAGCCAAAGTCCGCTTGAAGGTTTTGTTGCGCAGGAAAATAATCCTTTCTTAATGAAGCGCTACGGTTTGGTACGAGGCACTGGACATGGCTGTGTTGTGGAAGGACCTAACGATACGATATGGGCCTTCTACACGTGCTGCACCGGCTATGAGCATGGTTTCGAGAGGCGGATTGGCTTCGATGCGGTAGGAATTGATGAAAACGGGAATTTATTCGTGAAGGAAGCTACGGAAATTCCGCAATGGGCGCCAGGTTACCTGCAGAAGCCCGAACTTGGTAACGGAGCCGGTTTGTTGCCTCTCACTTTCACCCGTAATCATACAGGATCCAGTTATAGGGAAGGAAGAAATCCGATCTATGCTTTGGATGACAGCATGCTCAGCTGGTGGCAGCCGTTGGAGAATGATCCCGACAAGTTTCTGGAAGTCAACCTTGAGAGCGATTTCCACATCCATGCAAGTCGGATCATCTGGAGAGACGTGGGGCTACACTACGAATCTGGCCGTTGTCCGGGACCTTTTGGCTACCGGATCGAGGCATGGAATACAGCGAATGAGGCGTGGACCTTGGTTCTTGATTGCTCCAACAACGCTATAGATTACCTGATCGATTACCGGATGTTTGAGCCTTTTGTCACCAAAAAAGTGCGGCTTAAGATCGTATCGAGCCCTATCGGGATTGAACCTGGCGTGATAAGTTTTACGGTTTTCGGAAGATCGGAATAA
- a CDS encoding amidohydrolase family protein translates to MTYIDTHVHFWKPSRGDYGWLKPSNERLYRDYLPEQLLPELQAQGVEGVIAVQAAFTVEEAEFLLGLADRNPCIVGVVGGIDPLAADFTDKLERLSTHECFVGLRFNGDTFAMSEVEESLRRLQQAGLTLDVLAGSEQLEAVYERLRRVPELKAVVNHLGNPLRGEADLWRQGIGRLAELPEVRVKLSGMITQAGGDSSPAEQVERLKPYIDDLLHSFGAKRLLFGSDWPVALLGGGYEHVVRLFESLLDRAVSKQDQQAIRSGNAREVYKVRLSS, encoded by the coding sequence GTGACATATATCGATACCCATGTTCACTTCTGGAAGCCGTCTCGCGGCGACTACGGCTGGCTGAAGCCAAGCAATGAGCGGCTGTATCGGGATTATTTGCCCGAGCAGCTGCTCCCTGAGCTTCAGGCGCAAGGTGTTGAAGGGGTCATAGCCGTCCAAGCGGCCTTCACGGTGGAGGAGGCGGAGTTTCTGCTCGGGCTAGCCGACCGGAACCCGTGTATCGTAGGGGTTGTCGGCGGTATTGATCCGCTAGCGGCGGACTTCACTGACAAGCTGGAGCGACTGAGCACTCACGAATGCTTCGTAGGTCTGCGATTTAACGGCGATACATTCGCAATGTCGGAGGTAGAGGAGTCTCTTCGCCGGTTGCAGCAGGCGGGACTAACCCTGGATGTATTGGCTGGGTCAGAGCAGTTGGAGGCGGTCTATGAGAGATTGCGCCGCGTTCCGGAGCTAAAGGCAGTAGTGAACCATCTGGGGAATCCCTTACGAGGGGAAGCTGACTTGTGGCGCCAGGGGATTGGGCGGCTTGCCGAGCTGCCGGAGGTTAGGGTGAAGCTATCGGGAATGATTACCCAAGCGGGAGGCGACTCCTCCCCGGCGGAGCAGGTCGAGCGTCTGAAGCCGTACATAGATGACTTGCTGCATTCATTCGGTGCGAAGCGGCTGCTGTTCGGAAGCGATTGGCCTGTGGCTTTGCTCGGAGGCGGCTATGAGCATGTTGTGCGTCTGTTCGAATCACTATTGGACAGGGCCGTCTCCAAGCAGGATCAGCAGGCCATTCGCAGTGGCAATGCGCGAGAGGTTTATAAGGTAAGGCTGTCTTCTTAA